One genomic window of [Clostridium] scindens ATCC 35704 includes the following:
- a CDS encoding RDD family protein: MQNNCNRPEVSYAGFWARLAAYCIDSVIVFAGLLFVRLFISGITAALEGTALGGNVLFQYTLKDILLYVFHVLYFILCTYLTGTTLGKRAMNLRVVSVDEGQRLSLLDVVYRETVGRFLCSLSIGIGYIIVGFDREKRGIHDMLCDTRVIYAKKIKVFPVYQMPQGYPGPQGYGPVPGQTPPTGGSKPAQDKFKDDLPEDK, translated from the coding sequence ATGCAGAACAATTGCAATAGGCCCGAAGTATCCTATGCGGGCTTCTGGGCACGTCTGGCCGCTTATTGTATCGACAGCGTGATCGTGTTTGCGGGGCTGCTGTTTGTAAGGCTGTTCATATCCGGAATCACTGCGGCACTGGAAGGCACGGCCCTTGGAGGAAATGTGCTGTTCCAGTATACGTTAAAAGATATCCTGCTGTATGTATTCCACGTCCTGTACTTTATTCTGTGCACCTATCTTACGGGAACAACGCTTGGGAAAAGAGCCATGAACCTGCGGGTAGTGAGCGTGGATGAGGGGCAGAGGCTGAGCCTTCTGGATGTCGTGTACCGGGAGACTGTGGGAAGGTTCCTTTGCAGCCTTTCCATTGGAATCGGCTATATTATCGTAGGATTTGACAGGGAGAAGCGGGGCATCCATGATATGCTGTGCGATACCCGGGTCATCTATGCTAAGAAGATCAAGGTATTCCCTGTATATCAGATGCCCCAAGGATATCCGGGGCCTCAGGGATATGGACCAGTGCCGGGGCAGACGCCGCCGACGGGCGGATCAAAGCCAGCGCAGGATAAATTCAAGGATGATCTGCCTGAAGATAAATAA
- the sppA gene encoding signal peptide peptidase SppA, with protein MKKKQIIGLVIAAVLFIAVGVSSVLTNTFSQKMLNDSVGQILTGDYRFNAPLSDYIAIVRVEGTIQEQASTGIFDIPEGYQHQTTMEYIDDLMEDSNNKGILLYVDSPGGTVYESEELYLKLKDYKEATGRPVWDYMAHYAASGGYMVSMASDKIYANSNTVTGSIGVIMSGFDMTGLYEKLGIRYFSITSGEYKDSSQMTDEQMAIYQEQVDEYYNKFVSIVAEGRGMSEEAVRGLADGRTYTAEQAIDNGLIDSISSFEDMQAAMSEELGVNNYYELEGPSGVFASLFAQVKDLIPKSEAQILKETAADMESGVPMYYAEQLQ; from the coding sequence ATGAAGAAAAAACAGATAATCGGCCTGGTGATTGCAGCAGTTTTGTTTATTGCCGTAGGAGTATCCAGCGTGCTGACGAATACATTTTCCCAGAAGATGCTAAATGACAGCGTAGGGCAGATACTCACAGGAGATTACCGATTCAACGCGCCGCTGAGTGATTATATTGCGATCGTAAGAGTAGAAGGAACCATTCAGGAGCAGGCCAGTACCGGCATATTCGACATACCGGAAGGCTATCAGCACCAGACGACGATGGAGTACATTGATGACCTGATGGAAGACTCCAATAATAAGGGCATCCTTCTGTATGTGGATTCCCCGGGAGGAACCGTCTACGAGAGCGAGGAACTGTATCTGAAGTTGAAAGATTACAAAGAAGCCACAGGACGCCCGGTCTGGGATTATATGGCACACTATGCAGCGTCCGGAGGATACATGGTATCTATGGCAAGCGACAAGATCTATGCAAATTCCAATACCGTTACAGGCTCCATCGGCGTGATCATGTCCGGGTTTGATATGACCGGGCTCTATGAGAAACTGGGAATCCGATACTTCAGCATAACCAGTGGCGAGTATAAAGACAGTTCCCAGATGACGGATGAGCAGATGGCAATCTATCAGGAGCAGGTCGATGAGTACTATAATAAATTTGTCAGTATTGTCGCAGAAGGCAGGGGCATGTCCGAAGAGGCGGTGAGAGGGCTGGCAGACGGCCGCACTTATACCGCTGAACAGGCGATTGACAATGGATTGATTGATTCCATCAGTTCATTTGAAGATATGCAGGCAGCCATGAGTGAAGAATTGGGAGTCAATAATTACTACGAGCTGGAGGGGCCATCCGGCGTTTTTGCCTCCTTATTTGCCCAGGTAAAAGACCTGATACCGAAGTCAGAAGCCCAGATACTGAAAGAAACCGCAGCAGACATGGAAAGCGGGGTGCCGATGTATTATGCAGAACAATTGCAATAG
- the pheT gene encoding phenylalanine--tRNA ligase subunit beta translates to MNTSLSWIKAYVPDLDVTAREYTDAMTLSGTKVEGYEELDADLSKIVVGQIDKIEKHPDADKLIICQVNIGSESVQIVTGANNVHEGDKVPVVLDGGRVAGGHEPGSRVAGGIKIKKGKLRGIESCGMMCSIEELGSDRDMYPEAPEEGIYIFKDDVEVGSSAIEALGLNDVVFEYEVTSNRVDCFSVIGIAREAAATFGKEFHPPVVTATGNNEDVNDYIKVSVKDSELCPRYCARVVKNIKIGPSPKWMQRRLASVGIRPINNLVDITNYVMEEYGQPMHAYDLDTIADREIIVRTAAKGEKFTTLDGQEREMDDTVLMISDGKKSIGIAGIMGGENSMITDDVKTMLFEAACFDGTNIRKSSKKVGLRTDASGKFEKGLDPNNAQAAIDRACQLVEELGAGEVVGGMVDVYGKKKEPVRVLFDADAINNLLGTDISKEEMIGYFEKIGLAYDEGSNEVIAPTFRHDLFRVADLAEEVARFYGYDNIPTTLPRGEATTGKLSFKLRVEEVARDIAEFCGFSQGMTYSFESPKVFDKLMIPEDSLLRQTVEIINPLGEDYSIMRTTSLNGMLMSLATNYNRRNKDVRLYELGNVYIPKALPLTELPEERMQFTLGMYGDGDFFSMKGVIEEFFDKVGMHGKETYDPQAGKPYLHPGRQANVIYDGTVVGYLGEVHPDVADTYGIGTKAYIAVIDMPEIVKRATFDRKYTGIAKFPAVNRDISMVMPKEILAGQVEEVIEKKGGAYLESYALFDLYEGAQIKEGYKSVAYSIVFRAKNKTLEDAEVTEAMERILKELEGMGIELRK, encoded by the coding sequence ATGAATACATCATTATCATGGATAAAAGCGTATGTTCCGGACCTGGATGTGACGGCCCGGGAATATACGGATGCAATGACCTTATCCGGAACAAAGGTAGAAGGATATGAAGAACTGGACGCGGATCTTTCTAAGATCGTGGTGGGCCAGATTGACAAGATAGAAAAGCACCCGGATGCAGATAAACTGATAATCTGCCAGGTGAATATAGGAAGCGAGTCCGTACAGATCGTGACTGGCGCCAACAACGTGCATGAAGGCGACAAAGTGCCGGTGGTATTGGACGGAGGACGCGTGGCAGGCGGACATGAGCCTGGAAGCCGCGTGGCGGGCGGAATTAAGATCAAAAAAGGAAAGTTAAGAGGCATAGAAAGCTGCGGCATGATGTGCTCGATTGAAGAACTGGGCTCTGACCGGGATATGTACCCGGAAGCGCCGGAAGAGGGAATCTATATCTTCAAGGATGATGTAGAAGTCGGAAGCAGCGCGATCGAAGCACTGGGGCTTAATGACGTAGTATTTGAATATGAAGTCACATCCAACAGAGTGGACTGCTTCAGCGTCATCGGAATTGCAAGGGAAGCAGCCGCTACGTTTGGAAAGGAATTCCATCCTCCGGTAGTTACGGCAACCGGCAATAATGAGGATGTGAACGACTATATCAAGGTGTCTGTAAAGGACAGCGAGTTGTGTCCGAGATACTGTGCAAGAGTCGTAAAGAATATCAAAATCGGGCCATCTCCGAAATGGATGCAGAGACGCCTTGCATCCGTAGGCATCCGTCCAATCAACAATCTGGTGGATATTACCAACTATGTGATGGAAGAATACGGACAGCCGATGCATGCCTATGATCTGGATACGATCGCTGACCGCGAGATTATTGTCCGCACGGCAGCCAAAGGCGAGAAATTTACGACTCTAGACGGACAGGAAAGGGAGATGGATGACACCGTGCTGATGATCAGCGATGGCAAGAAGTCCATCGGTATTGCAGGAATCATGGGCGGAGAGAACTCCATGATCACAGACGATGTTAAGACAATGCTTTTCGAGGCAGCCTGCTTTGACGGAACCAATATCCGTAAGTCCAGCAAAAAGGTGGGACTTCGTACGGATGCTTCCGGCAAGTTTGAGAAAGGGCTGGATCCCAATAACGCCCAGGCGGCAATCGACCGCGCCTGCCAGCTGGTAGAAGAACTGGGAGCCGGTGAAGTTGTCGGGGGAATGGTAGATGTTTACGGCAAGAAGAAGGAGCCGGTAAGAGTTCTGTTTGACGCGGACGCGATCAACAATCTTCTTGGCACGGATATCTCCAAAGAAGAAATGATCGGATACTTTGAGAAGATTGGCCTGGCTTATGATGAGGGAAGCAATGAAGTGATCGCGCCAACCTTCCGCCATGATCTGTTCCGTGTGGCTGACCTGGCGGAAGAGGTTGCCAGATTCTATGGTTATGACAACATTCCTACTACCCTTCCAAGGGGGGAGGCTACGACAGGAAAACTCTCCTTTAAGCTCAGAGTAGAAGAGGTAGCCCGCGATATCGCGGAATTCTGCGGATTCAGCCAGGGTATGACCTATTCTTTCGAGAGTCCGAAAGTGTTCGATAAACTGATGATACCGGAGGATTCGCTGCTTCGCCAGACCGTAGAGATCATCAATCCTCTTGGAGAGGATTACAGCATCATGCGTACCACATCCCTGAATGGAATGCTGATGTCGCTGGCTACCAATTATAATAGAAGAAACAAGGATGTAAGGCTGTACGAACTGGGAAATGTATACATTCCAAAGGCGCTGCCGCTTACAGAACTTCCAGAAGAAAGAATGCAGTTTACGCTGGGCATGTACGGAGATGGCGACTTCTTCAGCATGAAAGGCGTGATTGAGGAATTCTTTGACAAAGTGGGAATGCATGGAAAAGAGACTTATGATCCACAGGCGGGCAAGCCATATCTGCATCCGGGACGCCAGGCAAATGTCATCTATGACGGAACAGTCGTGGGATATCTCGGAGAAGTACATCCGGATGTAGCCGATACTTATGGAATCGGAACCAAGGCGTATATTGCAGTGATCGATATGCCTGAGATCGTAAAGAGAGCCACATTTGACAGGAAATATACCGGAATTGCCAAGTTCCCGGCAGTAAACCGTGACATCAGCATGGTAATGCCGAAAGAGATCCTGGCCGGCCAGGTAGAAGAAGTGATTGAGAAAAAGGGCGGAGCCTACTTGGAAAGCTATGCGCTGTTCGATCTTTATGAAGGCGCGCAGATTAAAGAAGGATATAAGTCCGTGGCATATTCCATCGTATTCCGCGCAAAGAATAAGACTCTGGAAGACGCAGAAGTAACTGAGGCAATGGAAAGAATCCTGAAAGAGCTGGAAGGCATGGGAATCGAACTTCGCAAATAG
- the pheS gene encoding phenylalanine--tRNA ligase subunit alpha: MKEKLQSIKDEALKAIEAADAPEKLNDVRVKFLGKKGELTAVLKSMKDVAPQERPKVGQLVNETRASIEKVLEESKKKMERAIREEKMKQEVIDVTLPAKKNMVGHRHPNTIALEEVERIFVGMGYEVVEGPEVEYDLYNFEKLNIPDGHPAKDEQDTFYINKDIVLRTQTSPVQARVMEQGKLPIRMIAPGRVFRSDEVDATHSPSFHQIEGLVIDKNISFADLKGTLEVFAKELFGPETKTKFRPHHFPFTEPSAEVDVTCFKCGGKGCRFCKGSGWIEILGCGMVHPHVLEMCGIDPEEYTGFAFGVGLERIALLKYEIDDMRLLYENDIRFLKQF, translated from the coding sequence ATGAAAGAGAAATTACAAAGCATCAAGGATGAGGCTCTTAAGGCCATTGAAGCAGCTGATGCGCCTGAAAAACTGAACGATGTACGCGTGAAGTTCCTTGGAAAGAAGGGAGAACTTACCGCGGTCCTCAAAAGCATGAAGGATGTTGCCCCGCAAGAGCGGCCTAAGGTTGGCCAGCTTGTGAATGAGACAAGAGCGTCTATCGAGAAGGTCTTGGAAGAGAGCAAGAAAAAGATGGAGCGGGCTATCCGCGAAGAAAAGATGAAGCAGGAAGTCATCGACGTGACGCTTCCGGCGAAGAAGAATATGGTGGGGCACCGCCATCCGAATACGATTGCGCTGGAAGAAGTAGAGAGAATCTTCGTTGGCATGGGGTATGAAGTAGTGGAAGGCCCGGAAGTGGAGTATGATCTGTACAACTTTGAGAAACTGAATATTCCTGACGGGCATCCGGCAAAGGACGAGCAGGATACCTTCTATATTAATAAAGATATCGTGCTGCGTACCCAGACATCGCCGGTACAGGCACGTGTCATGGAGCAGGGAAAGCTTCCGATCCGTATGATTGCCCCGGGACGCGTATTCCGTTCTGACGAAGTGGACGCGACCCACTCCCCGTCCTTCCACCAGATTGAAGGACTGGTCATTGACAAGAATATTTCCTTTGCGGACTTAAAGGGAACGCTGGAAGTATTCGCAAAAGAATTATTCGGCCCTGAGACCAAGACCAAGTTCCGTCCGCATCATTTCCCGTTCACTGAGCCAAGCGCCGAAGTGGACGTAACCTGTTTCAAATGCGGCGGAAAAGGCTGCCGCTTCTGTAAAGGCTCCGGATGGATCGAGATTCTCGGATGCGGCATGGTGCATCCGCATGTATTGGAAATGTGCGGCATTGATCCGGAAGAGTATACCGGCTTCGCTTTCGGCGTAGGATTGGAGCGTATTGCCCTTCTAAAATATGAGATCGACGATATGCGATTGCTATACGAAAACGATATCAGATTCTTGAAGCAATTCTAA
- a CDS encoding YihY/virulence factor BrkB family protein: MKRLKEIYQKILNMTADVTEDHVGAYAAQSAYFFMLCMIPIILLLITMVQYTPVTKADVMTAVIQVFPTSVDSMITSIVNQVYNQSSGIIPITVVVALWSAGKGVLAMTSGLNCVYKCNETRNYIFLRIRATIYTVMFILVIIFLLVLSVFGNTLNIFIAAHVPILKNLADRLIAMRTIITPIVLMVFCLLIYKFLPNRKDKLRKQLPGAVFAAIGWMIVSWIFSVYVDIFKGFSDMYGSLTTIVLIMLWMYFCMYCILLGGELNMMMYDKVFTGEGREKL; this comes from the coding sequence ATGAAAAGATTAAAAGAGATATATCAGAAGATCCTAAATATGACTGCTGATGTTACGGAAGATCACGTAGGGGCGTATGCGGCACAGTCCGCATACTTCTTTATGCTGTGCATGATTCCGATCATTCTGCTTTTGATTACCATGGTGCAGTATACCCCGGTAACCAAGGCGGATGTCATGACCGCCGTGATTCAGGTGTTTCCTACATCCGTGGATTCTATGATTACTTCGATTGTGAACCAGGTGTACAACCAATCTTCCGGAATCATTCCGATTACAGTGGTAGTGGCATTGTGGTCCGCCGGAAAAGGCGTTCTTGCGATGACCTCCGGGCTGAACTGCGTGTATAAATGTAATGAGACACGTAATTATATATTCTTGAGAATCCGGGCAACCATCTATACGGTGATGTTCATACTTGTAATCATATTTCTGCTGGTACTATCCGTATTTGGCAATACGCTGAATATATTCATTGCGGCGCATGTACCTATTCTTAAGAATCTGGCGGACAGACTGATTGCTATGCGTACCATCATCACCCCCATTGTATTGATGGTCTTCTGCCTCCTGATTTATAAATTCCTGCCAAACAGGAAGGACAAGCTGCGCAAGCAGCTGCCAGGGGCGGTATTTGCGGCCATTGGATGGATGATCGTATCCTGGATATTTTCTGTATACGTAGATATATTCAAAGGGTTTTCCGATATGTATGGAAGCCTTACCACTATCGTGCTCATCATGCTGTGGATGTATTTCTGCATGTACTGCATATTGCTTGGCGGGGAACTGAATATGATGATGTATGATAAGGTGTTTACCGGGGAAGGCAGGGAAAAGTTGTAA
- a CDS encoding SpoIID/LytB domain-containing protein produces MNKWTKGRNLYYGLAIAASLLIISGLLSSLTLREEEKVKKQPDTSGRHAEEGQEPQLTDNPNIRVLIMTTGHAGIVHPGVEVSSAAGLVLSFGEEQQEIEPGQKAAFAPDDERFAKGNIRIQAKDGGEVTLDSIQRGYGVPSYAGTLELRTTAEGIVIINELPVETYLCKVVPSEMPASYELEALKAQAVCARSYAYQQMAEYGYPEYEAHVNDSTDYQVYGNSQAQEASSQAVNETQGQVARFNGQIVTTYYYSTSCGKTTSLEAWGTEPNEQNQYLQTVEVKDEEGDYERELPWYRWEARIQVQTLSNLVGLNTATDVGMLQNVEVTRTGPGGVALQICATGDKGSVTVDTENKIRRALGGSGYEIQKQDGNTVASSALLPSAFFTIGKEGDTFVIKGGGYGHGIGMSQNGANEMARKGKTYIDILTLFFPGITVE; encoded by the coding sequence GTGAACAAATGGACAAAGGGAAGAAACTTATACTATGGACTGGCTATAGCAGCCAGCCTGCTGATTATCAGCGGCCTGCTCTCTTCCTTGACCTTGCGGGAAGAAGAAAAGGTGAAAAAGCAGCCGGATACATCCGGGCGGCATGCAGAAGAGGGACAAGAACCGCAATTGACGGATAATCCCAACATTCGCGTGCTTATTATGACTACCGGACATGCAGGAATAGTGCATCCGGGCGTGGAAGTGTCATCGGCAGCAGGCTTGGTTCTGTCTTTCGGGGAGGAGCAGCAGGAGATCGAGCCAGGCCAGAAGGCGGCATTTGCGCCGGATGACGAGCGGTTTGCCAAGGGCAATATTCGCATTCAGGCGAAAGATGGGGGAGAGGTTACGCTGGATAGCATTCAGAGAGGATACGGCGTGCCTTCCTATGCCGGGACGCTGGAACTTCGGACTACGGCGGAAGGTATTGTCATCATCAATGAGCTTCCGGTTGAAACGTACCTGTGCAAGGTCGTGCCCAGCGAGATGCCGGCATCCTATGAACTGGAAGCGCTGAAAGCGCAGGCAGTCTGCGCCAGAAGCTATGCCTATCAGCAGATGGCAGAGTATGGGTACCCGGAATACGAAGCGCACGTAAACGACAGCACGGATTACCAGGTATATGGCAATTCCCAAGCTCAGGAGGCGTCAAGCCAGGCTGTGAATGAGACGCAGGGGCAGGTGGCAAGATTCAACGGTCAGATTGTGACTACATACTATTATTCCACTTCCTGTGGAAAAACGACAAGCCTGGAAGCCTGGGGGACGGAACCGAATGAGCAGAACCAGTATCTTCAGACCGTTGAGGTAAAGGACGAAGAGGGGGACTATGAAAGAGAACTGCCATGGTACCGGTGGGAGGCCAGAATTCAGGTACAGACTCTCTCCAACCTGGTAGGCCTTAATACGGCAACCGATGTAGGCATGCTGCAAAACGTAGAGGTGACCAGGACAGGGCCGGGAGGCGTTGCGCTTCAGATATGCGCCACAGGAGATAAGGGTAGCGTAACGGTGGACACGGAGAATAAGATCCGCAGGGCATTAGGAGGCAGCGGATATGAGATTCAGAAGCAGGATGGAAACACTGTGGCGAGTTCCGCGCTTCTGCCAAGCGCATTCTTTACCATAGGGAAAGAGGGGGATACATTTGTTATAAAAGGCGGCGGATATGGGCATGGTATAGGCATGAGCCAGAATGGCGCCAATGAGATGGCCAGGAAAGGCAAGACTTACATAGATATACTTACCCTTTTCTTCCCGGGCATTACCGTAGAATGA
- a CDS encoding phosphoenolpyruvate carboxykinase (ATP) — protein sequence MATKAYYPIEEIGKGKPGFSKTRSIIEAAFYGNNVVPVNTLKEAYNLAKNSPGTVVTDMPVYRGEEFGLDADAKVLLFNDGAITGRYATARRIAGEPGVDCDALDKVAMDAIYTSRFKKMYHATVYAGLDPEFMVKAHLLIPEGEENIMYNWMLNFQYMSDEYVKMYKESKPVGDGKEPDIYIFSDPQWIPKEAPGVSFDCLSDPAKKTLCYFNTETNCACILGMRYFGEHKKGTLTMVWAIANRNGYASCHGGQKEYLLPDGSSYVASVYGLSGSGKSTLTHAKHGGKYEIKVLHDDAFIINTDTCASIAIEPTYFDKTADYPTGCEDNKYLLTAQNCSATLDEDGKIQLVTEDIRNGNGRAIKSKLWSPNRVDKIDAPVNAIFWIMKDPTIPPVVKLKGASLASVMGATLATKRSSAERLAPGVDPNKLVVVPYANPFRTYPLANDYEKFKKLVEEKNVDCYIVNTGDFMGKKVQPKDTLGILETIVEKKADFHKWGPFSDIEILDWEGFIPDMNDPEYVTQLKARMNDRVNEIKALETAKEGYDKLPDDALAAIQKVVDELN from the coding sequence ATGGCAACAAAAGCGTATTATCCAATTGAAGAAATAGGAAAAGGCAAGCCGGGATTCTCAAAGACAAGATCTATTATCGAAGCAGCATTTTATGGAAATAATGTTGTACCGGTTAACACATTAAAAGAGGCATATAATCTGGCAAAGAATTCACCAGGAACCGTAGTTACAGACATGCCTGTATATAGAGGAGAAGAATTTGGCCTTGATGCTGATGCAAAGGTTCTTTTATTCAATGACGGAGCAATTACGGGCCGTTACGCTACCGCCCGCCGTATCGCAGGCGAGCCGGGAGTAGACTGTGACGCGCTGGATAAAGTTGCTATGGATGCAATCTATACATCCCGCTTTAAGAAGATGTATCATGCAACCGTATATGCGGGACTGGATCCGGAATTCATGGTAAAAGCGCACCTCCTGATTCCAGAAGGCGAAGAGAACATCATGTATAACTGGATGCTGAACTTCCAGTATATGTCAGATGAATATGTAAAGATGTATAAGGAGTCAAAGCCGGTCGGCGATGGCAAAGAGCCTGACATCTATATCTTCTCTGATCCTCAGTGGATACCAAAGGAAGCGCCTGGCGTCAGCTTCGACTGCTTAAGCGATCCTGCAAAGAAGACTCTGTGCTACTTCAACACGGAGACTAACTGTGCATGCATCCTTGGCATGAGATACTTCGGAGAGCATAAGAAAGGAACCCTTACCATGGTTTGGGCAATTGCAAACCGTAACGGATATGCTTCCTGCCATGGCGGACAGAAAGAATACTTACTTCCGGACGGAAGCAGTTATGTTGCATCCGTATACGGACTGTCAGGATCCGGAAAATCAACGCTTACACATGCAAAGCATGGCGGAAAATATGAGATTAAGGTACTTCACGACGATGCTTTCATTATCAATACGGATACATGCGCATCTATCGCGATCGAGCCTACCTATTTTGATAAGACAGCAGACTATCCGACAGGATGCGAGGACAATAAATATCTTCTGACCGCTCAGAACTGCTCTGCTACATTGGATGAGGATGGAAAGATCCAGCTGGTAACGGAAGATATCAGAAATGGCAACGGACGGGCGATCAAGTCCAAATTGTGGTCTCCAAACCGCGTTGATAAGATTGATGCTCCGGTTAACGCAATCTTCTGGATTATGAAAGACCCGACCATTCCACCGGTAGTAAAACTCAAAGGCGCTTCTCTGGCATCCGTAATGGGAGCGACCCTTGCAACGAAGAGATCCTCCGCAGAGAGACTTGCTCCTGGCGTAGATCCTAACAAACTGGTCGTTGTGCCATATGCGAACCCATTCAGAACCTATCCTCTGGCAAACGATTATGAAAAGTTCAAAAAACTTGTAGAAGAGAAGAATGTAGACTGCTATATCGTTAATACAGGAGACTTCATGGGCAAAAAGGTTCAGCCAAAGGATACGCTAGGGATTCTCGAAACAATTGTAGAGAAAAAAGCAGATTTCCATAAGTGGGGACCATTTTCAGATATCGAGATACTGGATTGGGAAGGATTCATTCCGGACATGAATGATCCTGAATATGTTACGCAGCTGAAAGCCCGCATGAATGACCGTGTCAATGAGATCAAGGCATTGGAGACGGCAAAAGAAGGCTATGACAAACTTCCTGATGATGCGCTTGCAGCTATCCAGAAGGTTGTTGATGAATTAAACTAA
- the thrC gene encoding threonine synthase — translation MNLHYKSTRNSDRKVTASEAILKGLAPDGGLFVPEEIPKLDISLDELKDMTYQQTAYEVMKLFLTDFTEEELKDCINKAYDSKFDTEEIAPLVKIKDTYYLELFHGATIAFKDMALSILPHLMTTSARKNQADKEIVILAATSGDTGKAAMAGFADVEGTRIIVFYPKNGVSKVQELQMVTQKGKNVDVVAIHGNFDNAQSGVKAMFEDVELAKELAGKGYQFSSANSINIGRLVPQIVYYVYAYAKLLANDEVQDGEKINVVVPTGNFGNILAAYYAKNMGIPIEKLICASNENKVLFDFFESGTYDKNREFVLTTSPSMDILISSNLERLIYLVAGQDSEKTKALMEELKADGSYTITEDMKERLADFAAGYADEKETAANIKAVYEETGYVMDTHTSVASYVCRSYREESKDDKKCVIASTASPYKFVKSVMTAIDDKYEGADEFSLLKELQEISRVDMPQAIQEILDAKVLHTLECDVDMMKDTVKGILKI, via the coding sequence ATGAATCTACATTACAAAAGTACTAGAAATTCAGATAGAAAAGTGACGGCTTCTGAAGCAATTCTTAAGGGACTTGCGCCGGACGGAGGACTGTTCGTGCCGGAGGAAATACCAAAACTGGATATTTCTTTGGATGAACTTAAAGATATGACCTATCAGCAGACCGCCTATGAGGTCATGAAGTTATTCCTGACGGACTTTACAGAAGAAGAGTTGAAAGACTGTATCAATAAGGCGTATGACAGCAAGTTTGATACGGAAGAGATTGCGCCCTTAGTAAAGATTAAGGATACATACTATCTGGAACTGTTCCATGGGGCGACCATCGCCTTTAAGGATATGGCCCTGTCTATTCTGCCGCATCTTATGACCACATCGGCCAGGAAGAATCAGGCTGACAAGGAGATCGTAATTCTCGCGGCAACCTCAGGAGATACCGGAAAGGCAGCGATGGCTGGGTTTGCGGATGTGGAAGGGACAAGGATTATCGTATTCTATCCAAAGAACGGCGTCAGCAAAGTGCAGGAACTGCAGATGGTCACTCAAAAAGGAAAGAATGTAGATGTAGTCGCGATTCACGGTAATTTTGACAATGCGCAGAGTGGCGTCAAGGCCATGTTTGAAGACGTGGAGCTGGCAAAGGAATTGGCCGGCAAGGGATATCAGTTCTCCTCCGCTAATTCCATCAATATCGGACGGCTGGTTCCCCAGATCGTCTATTATGTCTATGCCTATGCCAAACTTCTTGCCAACGATGAGGTACAGGACGGCGAGAAGATCAATGTGGTAGTGCCTACCGGTAATTTTGGAAATATTCTGGCAGCATATTATGCAAAGAATATGGGGATTCCGATAGAGAAGCTGATCTGTGCCTCCAATGAAAATAAGGTGCTCTTTGATTTCTTTGAGTCCGGAACCTATGATAAGAATCGGGAATTCGTGCTGACCACATCTCCATCCATGGACATCCTGATCTCCAGTAATCTGGAGCGATTGATATATCTGGTGGCTGGCCAGGATTCGGAAAAGACGAAGGCATTGATGGAAGAACTGAAAGCAGATGGAAGTTATACGATCACAGAGGATATGAAGGAACGTCTTGCGGATTTTGCAGCAGGATACGCGGATGAAAAAGAGACAGCCGCGAACATCAAGGCGGTCTATGAGGAGACGGGCTATGTCATGGATACTCATACGTCTGTGGCATCCTATGTATGCCGCAGTTACAGGGAAGAAAGCAAGGATGATAAGAAGTGCGTGATCGCCTCCACTGCCAGCCCGTATAAGTTCGTAAAAAGCGTGATGACAGCCATAGATGATAAATACGAGGGAGCCGATGAATTCAGCCTGCTCAAAGAACTTCAGGAAATTTCCCGTGTAGATATGCCGCAGGCAATTCAGGAGATACTGGATGCAAAGGTGCTTCATACGTTGGAATGTGATGTGGACATGATGAAGGATACGGTGAAAGGCATACTGAAGATATAG